The following DNA comes from Miscanthus floridulus cultivar M001 chromosome 5, ASM1932011v1, whole genome shotgun sequence.
CCACCCGTATGGGCAATGTGTTCACAATTGGCAAGGGCAACAAACCATGGGTAAGTCTCCCCAAGGGCAAGGGCATTAAGCTCAGCATCATTGAGGAGCAGAGAAAGCGGGATGCTGCTGCTCAGGTTGCTGCAAATGCTGAAGTGGTTTGCTGAAACATTGACTTCAATGAAAACATGCCGCGCATCTGAGTTTATACGGCTGGAATGTTACTCTTTTAGGCTAGTAGTTATTAGTTTTTTAAAATACTGTAGACATCGATCTACCAGGTTTACATCATCTCATGGTCAAGCCGTTTCAGAAATTTTAATTTGGTTCCATTCTCGTTCAACTtgcaacttggatgaatgagttAAAGGTTTGGTTTCTGTTCTTGACAGTTCATTTCGTGGTGAAGGAATGAATTTATCTGTTTATGCCTTTGTTTGTTGTTGAAAAGAACCCAATGACAATGCACTAACAATGCTCACACAAGTATGTATCGCCGTGCACTGTCAATTTGGCTGCGAGCACGAAATAAGCCTGAACTGCTTGTAACTTGAAACGTATTTGTAGAATCTCATTTAACATGGAAGTTAGTCATCTTCTCTGCACAAAAGCTGTAATCATTTCAAACCCCAAGTTAGCATCGTTTGATTGTATTATTCTTTAGTTTGTTTTCTTGTGGTTGGATTTCAAACCGACTATTTTTTGGTGCCAATAGCATTAGGGGCTCACTGCGGAATCGGTCAGGTAGTTATAGCAGTTTGAGCGCCTGCACCATGAAGTTGGGCTTTTGGCATGTAGTAGTATCAACAATTGACAATAAGTCAATAACAACTAGCAATATTTTTCATAAACATCAGAGCCATTACAAAGCCGAGCTCACTTAAAAAGTAATACCATACTTGCAGTTCATTTGTGAAATGCAGAACTCATCATGGGGAGATACTAACAGCCAAGATGTATATGTATTCCATGGGAAATAGTTCCAATATCCAGTCTCTGCATCCATTTGATGCGAGAATAAATAGTGTTACATCTCATGCCTGTCAAAGAGAAATGCGAGAATAAATACTGTTGCATCTTATGCTTGTCAAAGAAAAATTTAGGCACTGGACTGAACACCATATATAGGAGGAAAAGTAACATTATCCACATGACGGTTTGGCTGCCGACAGTAAACAAGGCACATCAGTCCCTGCAATAGATGTGTTTATGTGATCAGCACTAATAACTCGAGCCATTGTAATCAAAACCCAAGAATTTAAGAAACGTTGATGGTACTAACCTGTTTTATTAACCTTTCTTGTGCTTCGCGTTTTTCCAATTCCAGCTCACTAATTTCTAAAGGTCGCATATTTCCATGTCTTTGGCTTCAGTAGCTCTAGCTTTGCACCTGGTGGTAGCTTATGTTAGGGTTTGTCCATACAAATTTATAGTGACATGAAAAAGCTTACAGCAAGAAGATTCGAGTATTTAGCATCTCAAAAGTATATTGCTACATGAATTGTACAGAGTAATTGCCCAATTCTATGTGAAAAAAAACAGACATATTACACTTTTGTGCATCCTATTAGTGAACTTCAGTTAGTCAAATTTCATCAGCCAGATAGGAGAAATATCAATTAAACTGACAAGTACAAATCTTCGTTGGCATCTCTGTTGGAAAGGTAACATCAGTCTTGTGTAAAACTACCTCTTTAGTAGTGTTTGCTATTTAGAAAGTCAAAGTGGCATAATTAAaatggcgtacccagtgcagagagctcccgctctgtgcggggtctgtggaagggtgtcagtgacaagccttaccctctcctatgcaatgcgaggagaccgcgactcgaacccaggaccttccggtcacaggcggtaagacactaccgcttgcaccaggcccgcccttctcaaAGTGGCATAATTAAGTGACAAAAAACTTGCAAGTATAGGATCTCGTATGAGCTTCAATGGAAATTCAGGGATTAACGACATGAATAGAAAGGCACCACAATCATGTGTGTGTGCTGCACTTTTCTCCAATCAACATTTGTATATCCAAATACAtctactatgaaaatatatgatgtaattaatctaatgatgtttatttggtatcacaaagtattttttttcgtatatatttggttaaagttgaGATTGTTTGACTCTTCGAAATTTGAGATCAAgacttattttgggacagagggagtacttgtTATGTAGAAAGTCAAAGTGGCACAGTTAATGGAAATTCAGGGATTAATGACATGAACAGAAAGGCACCACAATCATGTGTGGTGTGCTGCACTTTTCTCCAATGAAAAAACATTAAGCTCATTATATCGTTTAACGGTTCTATTAGGAGCAAAGCAAAAGTAGCACACTGGTGACTTCGCAGTTGATCAGTGAACATTCGACCGCACATGTATATTCAAATGATAAATATATCTCAGGACGTAAACGAGATACTACATGCATGCTTAAGGTAAATGATCAGACTCTTATTTTTAGATAGCGAGTAGCAGCTTGACGAAGACAATACACATGAGCAGATGAATTTACACAATTGATGGTGAAACGGCAAGTTATAGTTTAGTGGATACCTTCATAGTGAGCATCCAGATTTTTCCAGTCGAGGCTGTCCAGTCGCTGCTGCAGGGACGAAGGGAGCGACTTGATACCTGGGCAGCGTCTAATTACAAGCTTACGGAGAGATGAGTATGCTTGTGGCCCATTGGGCAAGATTGGTGCTAGGCTTTTGCAATCTTTGAAGATAGACGCATTCCAGCGTTTGGAGCTCTCCAGAGCTAGATTCCAGTGATCTCAACTCTGGGCACCTATCAATATCCAGTATTCGGAGTGCATCCAGCTGGCCCGAGAGGAGTTGTAGTTTGTCGCATTTCGAAATATCTATTTTCCTGAGGGACGGGGGAAGGTTGACAACCTCTGACAAGCTGCCACACTCGAATATctttagggccttgtttagatcacctctaaatttcaagttttttcattctctctccatcacatcaatttttagccgtttgcatggagcattaaatgtaggtaaaaaaaataactaattgcacagtttagttgaaaatcacgagatgaatcttttgagcttagttggtccacgattggacaatatttaccaaataagacgaaagcgctactattcatcgggttgcaattttttacaatctaaacatggcctggaGATTGAAGGCATGGAAGGAAGCGATCCATGGCCGATGAAGACAGCTGTGGTACAGAAGCTGTGGATGCCATGACGTCAGTGCTAGGCCCTTGATTCAATGACGGCTTGTCTTGTTGCTTGCCGAATATGGACTCAAGTTTAGGACACCCCCGAACCTTCATTGTCTTGAGAGATGCGGGCACGTTGAAGACTCCAATGAGGTCGTTCATGAGTGAACAGGTCTCTTAAGGTCGATGGTTACTGCTCATGAGTCATGACCATAGCGGGTTAATAACGATGACAAGGACAGAGGCTCCGGCACCAGTCAAGCCGAATCAACCAACCTGTGTGCAAGAAATTCGTACCTGCAGTACCGGGGCCGCAAAACGTCGAGCAGCCACGCCATTCTTCTCGCCCCACCCGGCCCGGGTAAGCGACCACAGAGGGAGCTTCTGCGAAACCTCCCCGCAGCGGCCCCTCTTAGCTCCACGAACGGCCCTCCGCCTCCAGAAGCCGCCCTCCGCCGAAGGTCCGGCCGGCGGTGCCTAGACCCACCGAGGGCCGTGCGGGGGACCTTCAGCCACCGCAGCGTCGAGCTCCCCCCGCGGAATCCCCCTCCCTTCGCCACACGACCGTCCGCCCACCAGCTACGCCGGAGACGACCCCACCGGCCTCTCCGGGAGGGCGTGGCGGAGGAGAACGCTGTCGCCCGTCGAGACACCCGTGGATGTCCTCGACTAATCAGCGCAGAAGGTGAAGGATTCGCGCGCGTAGAAGGCGCCACCACCTCGGCCTGCCCCTCCACGCTCTGCACTTGCGGACTTGCAGCGCCGGACTGCCGGTGCCGTCGACGGTGGCTGAACTGAAGCAACTCCGCTCCGAGCCTCCGACGCCTGGCGAAGACGCGACCGGAGAGCCACTGCTCATGACCATGGCGGGTTAGGATTCCTACTGAAGCACGCGGAGATGATCATGGTAGTCCCATTCAGTCCTAAACTATAAAGACAGACACTAGACACTCCCTTACCATAGAAACTAGGTAAAACATACAACCTCGTAGCAATTTTGCGTTGATTTCGTCACACATGCCGCTTGCGTGGAGCGGTTTTGATATGTCAGCTAGTGGTTTCAAAACAAAGGTTTGAAATATGAAAATTGAACTTCCATGGTAGTTAGAGCTTGAAATCTAGATGTCACCTTAATAGAACTTTGTTCATCTACAAAATTCTAATATATTATTTTGAGAGTCTATTTAAAGTTTTCCTAAGTAAAAGATTTTTACTTTTGACAACGAATATTTGTTATAGTAAGATTAAAAGCTAGTAGTCTCTCTGCCAAGCTCGCTTACAAAGAAATGCAGAACACATCAACTCATGGGAAGGCCTATCAAAAGCTTTAGCAAGGTCTAATTTTAAGAGAAAAGCTTTCTGATTCCAGTTTTTAAGGTTGAAGGAGTGAATTATTTCCTGGGCGATGATGACATTAGAAGAGATATGCCTGTCAGTAATAAAAGCCGCTTGAGCATGATTAATTGTATTAGGAAGGTGAGGCTTTATTCTATTAGCTAGAGACTTAGCTATAATTTTGTAATTGACATTACAAAGGCTTATGGGTCTAAAATCTTGCGGAGTTTGAGGTTGATCTTTTTTAAGAATGAGGGCAATATAGGTTTTATTGATGTCATCGCTGAAATGTCAGGAGGAGTAGAAATCTGTTACCAGTTTACTGACGTCCTGTTTGATCCACGGCCACGCCAATTTGTAGAAGGCTGCAGTGAGGCCATCGGGTCCTGGGTTGGCATTGTTCCTCATCTGTTTGACAATTTCATATAATTCCTGCATATTTGGAATGGAGTTAGTGTAAGTGCCATCAGCTGGGCAAACCATAGAACCTGTGGAGAAGGCAGCAGTGACATCACGGGCAGGCTGTGATGGTTGTAGGTAGCATTGGGTGCATGGATAGGTAAAGGAACAGGGGAGGGAGGGGGCTGCTGGGTACTGGTCGGTTGATTGGTAGGCTGATTCTGGTAAGTGAAGATGGATTGGAAGTAGTGATTGAGGGTATTAGCTAGCTGGTCAGGAGTGGTGGATAAAGAGCCGTCAGGATTGTGGAGGTAGGTTATACGGTTACGTCTATTTCTTTTAATTATGGAGTGGTGGAAGAAAGTAGTATTGCGGTCTCCATTGACAGCCCAATCCTTTTTAGCTCTCTGAAGGTGGTAAATCTCATCTTTGGCAAGGAGGTCGtggtgctgctgcctgctgggtAAGGTGGCTTTGCAGAGAGTGGTTTTGCTGGTTGGGCGGGTTAGATTGAAGCTGGAGAAGCTGGGTCTCAATTAGCCTCTGATCTTTGGAAatggagaaaaagaaaacaaggctGGATGTTAGTTAGAGCGGCTATATTCAGTCCTTTTCTTTTCATCTGTTTTAGTAGGGTACTGCAGTTTCCTTTTCTTCTTCGTTTTAGAAGGGTAGTGTTGCAGTCAACAGTTCTCAGATCCATGCAAGTATTGCACTTGCTTTCAACTTAATGAAACGGCAGAACACCTGGCCATTCCGCTAAAAGAATTTGTTGTACCCAGTGTGCCAATACAAACTGGAGATATCAAGCCTGCCACTAGTGGCAATGGAACAACTAGGGACTCCAAGTTCTAGCAAATGAGGTATAAACAAAATtcgcaaaaaaataaaaataaagaaGAGAGGTATAAACAAGAATCAAGAATTATACTACTTCACCACGTAGGAGCGAGATTATTACCTGCTTTGGCACCACCTCCGTCATGAACATTGACATGATTGCGACGCATGAGAGCAGTCTGTTTACACTCGCCATTGTCCTGGATGTATAATCCAGCCACCCTGCTGGCATCTCCCGGGCTGTAACAGACATTTCGTCGAACACCAAACGAGCAAGGGGACTGGAACCACCACCTCCACTGCCGTGCGCGCGAACCACCTTTCCTCGAGAGACAGGTGATGGGGGTAATGGCTGTCTGGTTTCTGGTGTGGGCGGCGGGTCTACTCTCTCCGTTGGGGAAGCGGCGCAGAGGGGCCAGCGGGACTCGGCCCGAGGCGGTTGAGCTAACCAATGGCCCTTTGAGCTGAGAAGATGCCCTTTGAGACTGGTGGTTCATTCGGGCGATTCATGGGAAAAGGCATCATGACGCTTGGCAGCGAGTTTGAAATGGCAGTATGGATCAAGCAGTTCAGGCATACGCTTACTGCTCATTTTTTATCGCAAGCTTTGAAATGCCGAGACATCAAACAATatgcagcaccagcaccagcaccgcaACTTCCATTTTAAGCAGCCTAAGAAATGCACAAGTAGCTAACTACTCAGCATCAGGAGTTCACGATCACAAGTGAAACTGACTCATTTGTGCCGTAAATACTTTCCTCGGATCTTCGCTACAGGGGTGGTCCCCAACAGGAGCAGATAACACAAAAGACCTGTCTAAACCAGCTTTAAAACGAAAtgtcatgtttccatgtgttaaAACTTTTAAGGTTGCATGCTTACAAAGACACTTCATCTACTTTGACATCTACAACAAAATAACTCCCACCGTCTTATTCttctacttttatatatattacaacCCTTGTAATTCACATTCTGAAATCATTAGAGGACCACGTCCAGAGCTTCTCCAGTTACGCCATCAGAAGTTCTCCTTGTGGAACTCAAACTTTGTATTTGTCTTGTGGGTGAAGTCTGCTGAAAACTGCCGTAGCTGTGGCACAAGGACGGGCTCACCGCAGTAGAAAACTCCTGAACAGTAATCAGATGTTAGTAGATGATGAAGTCAGTTGATGTTTCTAGTACTTCGACGTGATGAGAAAATGGCATAGAATGTTTCTAGTGCTTCGACATGATAGGGAGATGACAAAGGATGTGACATACCGACGCGTTGGTTCTCGTGGTTCACTGCAACATGTTTGAAGACGCTTCGCCAATTGGGACGCGCAAAGTGCGTCTTGACACTAGTTCCAGACAAGATGTCGACTCCCTTCTTCGCATGTTGGAGCTCTTGGAGCATGACAATGAGGGCAGACCGTGCATCCCCTTCCTCGTACACACTCGAGCAGTGGTTGTGGAGTTCAATGACTCCATCCTTGTCCTTCTCAGCCACCTCATTCATGACCCCTCGGAACCATTCAAAAGATCCCTCTTCTCTGGTCACCCAGTAGAAGTAGGCTCTCTTTGTCATGAATGGCCTCTTCTTGGCCTTGCCACTGCCCTCAGGCTCGGTGCCTGCAACAGATCCTCCATGCTGAATGTGGTTAAGTACATCCTTCACAATGCTAATCAATGGAGTGGCTCCAATGCCCAGTCCAATGAGCAGGAGAACATCATATTCCCGATAGTCTTGCGCCGGAGCACCATATGGTCCATCAATTAAGAGTCTTGGGAACCTGGAGCATGTCAAAATTCAGGATCAGATGAATCTAAGAAATGTATATTTTTACAGCACTGCATTTCAAAATAAATCAAACAAATTCTACCTGGCGTTGCTCTCAGTGATCCCCTTGGAAAGGTCAGCTCTAAGGAGTCCACTTTCTCCATCAGTTGGAGGGCGGCATGCCTGGTTCATATTTACATCATTGTCAGTTCCAACAACAAAAGCAATGGCATCAGGTATCACAATTCACAAATCACAAATTTCACAAGCTGCAGTTCACCATCCTCTAAGAGTTGTTGAGTCTTGTTCTAGAAGGATCTTATTGGGCCAATAAAAAACTCAAAATCCAGAAGCCAAATTACCTCAGAGAAGACAGTCCTAAGACGTGAAGTCCAATCACCCCTTGTGCGAATGTGGACACTAAGATAATCATCTCCTGGTGCTGATGTAATGGAAAATGGGTGCCTGCAAGAGAAGAAAATTACGCACTTCAGTCATCTGCTGATCATATGATCAAGGTACATCACTTTACTTGAGGAAGGGTGTAACTGCCTACCATTCATATGGAGAGACAGCACGGCAGTTTATGAAGATATACTGCCCACTCCGATACCTGAATCCAGGTGGCTTGGACATATAGAGAGCCAAAACATTCCCTGGATATACTGCAACCTATTGAGAGGGCACAAAATTAGAAgtcaaaaaggaaaacaaaattttCAAAATGACTTCTcataaataaaatgaaaatactaCAGAGTAAGTAGGTATCTTTGTAGAATGAAAGAAAATAGACACCAAAATTCGAATTGAACAGAGAATTTGGGTGGCAGGGTGCGTAGCACACCTACTACTAACTGAACTTTGCTTTGTTCTCATCATATGCAAGTTGAAAAATACATGGCAAAACCAAAGGAACGGAATTGCAGGTACCTTCTGAATCCTAACAGCATCATGGCTCCTAAATAGCCGAAGAATGCGCTCACTTACATACAAGAGCACAGGGACAGCAAGGTACATCCAGGTCTGCAATGGTAGAAATGCTCTGTAAGTAATGACTTTCAGAAATTAGACGCTCTCTAGCAAATGAGAGTACAGATGTTTACCGTTTTCTTGTACCATTTCCTGCTTAGATATAAGCAGATCCCATGGACAACGAGCAGTGCATACACAATAACAAATAAGTGGTGCGTAAACCAAAAGGCATTGAAGCCAGTCATTTTCTTGAGGGGATTAGAATCCTTGAGCCTATTACGCCGAAACCATGGCTGGGCCAATACGAAAGCTATAGTCATAAGTACAACCATGACCACACCTGTCCACCCTTCAGTCCCCTTTACAAACCACCAGTAATTTGGTGGCCTTTTGTCTCCAAAGAAAGACTTCATTGGTTCATAGGCAGCATCACTTGCATGGAGCAGCCGAGGAAAATCACATGTCAGGTGAGCACCTGCATGCaaagcaacaccaactgcaacacCTGCTGCTATTACCTGCACAATAATTCCATacatatt
Coding sequences within:
- the LOC136452182 gene encoding uncharacterized protein, whose product is MSVTAREMPAGWLDYTSRTMASVNRLLSCVAIMSMFMTEVVPKQELYEIVKQMRNNANPGPDGLTAAFYKLAWPWIKQDVSKLWLSGRVFARRRRLGAELLQFSHRRRHRQSGAASPQVQSVEGQAEVVAPSTRANPSPSALISRGHPRVSRRATAFSSATPSRRGRWGRLRRSWWADGRVAKGGGFRGGSSTLRWLKVPRTALGGSRHRRPDLRRRAASGGGGPFVELRGAAAGRFRRSSLCGRLPGPGGARRMAWLLDVLRPRYCSNHRP
- the LOC136449972 gene encoding respiratory burst oxidase homolog protein B-like, giving the protein MADTEAAMDTGSSRRSHDDTATLIPHSGNLGESSRKGVKTTRFKDDDEVVEITIVQRDSVAIEDVRAVDDGGSGHGGGFDGLSLVSPSSSRSGKLSSKIRQVKNGLKMKSSSNKAPQTQLGKNMRKRLDRSKSGAAVALKGLQFVTAKVGHDGWAAVEKRFNQLQVDGVLLRSRFGKCIGMDGSDEFAVQVFDSLARKRGITKQLLTKDELKDFWEQLSDQGFDNRLQTFFDMVDKNADGRITAEEVKEIITLSASANKLSKLKERADEYTALIMEELDRNNLGYIELEDLEALLLQSPSQAAARSTTQSSKLSKALSMKLASNKNTGPFYHYWQEFTYFLEENWKRIWVMTLWLSICIGLFIWKFIQYRNRAVFHIMGYCVCTAKGAAETLKFNMALVLFPVCRNTITWIRSKTKIGAVVPFNDNINFHKVIAAGVAVGVALHAGAHLTCDFPRLLHASDAAYEPMKSFFGDKRPPNYWWFVKGTEGWTGVVMVVLMTIAFVLAQPWFRRNRLKDSNPLKKMTGFNAFWFTHHLFVIVYALLVVHGICLYLSRKWYKKTTWMYLAVPVLLYVSERILRLFRSHDAVRIQKVAVYPGNVLALYMSKPPGFRYRSGQYIFINCRAVSPYEWHPFSITSAPGDDYLSVHIRTRGDWTSRLRTVFSEACRPPTDGESGLLRADLSKGITESNARFPRLLIDGPYGAPAQDYREYDVLLLIGLGIGATPLISIVKDVLNHIQHGGSVAGTEPEGSGKAKKRPFMTKRAYFYWVTREEGSFEWFRGVMNEVAEKDKDGVIELHNHCSSVYEEGDARSALIVMLQELQHAKKGVDILSGTSVKTHFARPNWRSVFKHVAVNHENQRVGVFYCGEPVLVPQLRQFSADFTHKTNTKFEFHKENF